The nucleotide window CAGATCACCCTGCGCTAGGGTCCTGGACCCGCTTGATGAACGAATAATAAACGGCGGGACCTCGGGTCCCGCCGTTTTCGTTCCGGATCGAGCAAAAGCAGGCCTTAAGCGGCCTTGCGCTCCACCATCATCTTCTTGATCTGGGCAATGGCCTTGGCCGGGTTCAACCCCTTGGGGCAGACCTTGGCGCAGTTCATGATGGTGTGGCAGCGATAAAGCTTGAAGGGGTCTTCAAGATTGTCGAGCCGTTCCGACGTGGTTTCGTCGCGGCTGTCGATCAGCCAGCGATAGGCCTGCAGCAGCGCAGCGGGCCCGAGATATTTCTCGCCATTCCACCAATAAGACGGGCAGGACGTCGAGCAGCAGGCGCACAGAATGCATTCGTAAAGCCCGTCGAGCTTGGCGCGGTTTTCGACTGACTGCGTCCACTCCTTGTCGGGCGTGGGCGAAGTGGTTTTGAGCCAGGGCTCGATGGCGCGGTGCTGAGCGTAGAAATTGGTGAGGTCGGGGACGAGGTCCTTGACCACCGGCATATGGGGCAGCGGGTAGATCTTGATGGGGCCCGCGGAGTCATCCATGCCCTTGGTGCAGGCCAGCGTGTTGAGCCCATTAATATTCATCGAGCAGG belongs to Devosia sp. XK-2 and includes:
- a CDS encoding succinate dehydrogenase iron-sulfur subunit: MAELTLRKADQPQKGKTWPKPEGATRLREFHIYRYDPDKADNPRIDTYFVDLDNCGPMILDALLYIKNNTDPTLTLRRSCREGICGSCSMNINGLNTLACTKGMDDSAGPIKIYPLPHMPVVKDLVPDLTNFYAQHRAIEPWLKTTSPTPDKEWTQSVENRAKLDGLYECILCACCSTSCPSYWWNGEKYLGPAALLQAYRWLIDSRDETTSERLDNLEDPFKLYRCHTIMNCAKVCPKGLNPAKAIAQIKKMMVERKAA